The following coding sequences are from one bacterium SCSIO 12741 window:
- a CDS encoding VOC family protein, producing MLGLRTTIYLVPDMEKAKAWYTEVFGTAPYFDEPFYMGFDIGGYELGLSPDKSGDPNKSANVLSYWGVDDLEKEYQRFLDLGATPHEEPQNVGGEIVVAAVKDPWDNVIGLIYNPEFKLPQ from the coding sequence ATGCTTGGATTACGCACGACCATTTATCTGGTGCCTGATATGGAAAAGGCCAAAGCTTGGTATACCGAGGTTTTTGGAACAGCTCCTTACTTTGATGAACCTTTTTACATGGGTTTTGACATTGGGGGATATGAATTGGGCCTTTCTCCGGATAAATCGGGAGACCCAAATAAATCGGCAAATGTGCTATCCTATTGGGGAGTGGATGATCTCGAAAAGGAGTATCAACGATTTTTGGATTTAGGAGCGACCCCTCACGAAGAGCCTCAGAACGTAGGTGGGGAAATTGTGGTGGCCGCTGTAAAAGATCCCTGGGACAATGTTATTGGCTTGATCTACAATCCTGAATTCAAGCTTCCCCAATAA
- a CDS encoding GSCFA domain-containing protein produces MNSKSSSDFFLSLDPPQWNWKLNHKDPVFLLGSCFSDSIGDRFVKYKFQTLINPYGTLYHPLALAQCLKDLLNNQSYQYDDLTQKDDQWFSWNHHGQFNSTDPDLVLKDIQRNVEEGHAFLKKAQLLVITFGTAWTYRLNSTGNRVANCHKVPASEFTKELLTPEEIEKEWTPLLKDLQAFNPGLKIIFTVSPIRHIRDGIIENNRSKAALIQATHQLVDQNPNREYFPAYEWIIDVLRDYRFFQTDRVHPSEEAVQFIWEQLTQSLFNQETQAWNQIIDQILQGLNHRTNNPDSRAHQLFLEKLKQKMVAFQHSSGLSFEKELKRLKHQKA; encoded by the coding sequence ATGAATTCCAAGTCAAGTTCTGACTTCTTTCTTTCCCTGGATCCTCCTCAGTGGAATTGGAAATTGAATCACAAGGATCCCGTATTTCTACTGGGCAGCTGTTTTTCCGATTCCATTGGCGATCGATTTGTCAAGTACAAATTTCAAACGCTTATCAATCCGTACGGGACGCTCTATCACCCCCTGGCATTGGCCCAGTGCCTAAAGGATTTGTTAAACAACCAAAGCTACCAGTACGACGACCTCACTCAAAAAGATGATCAATGGTTTTCCTGGAATCATCACGGTCAGTTCAACTCCACCGATCCCGATCTGGTCTTAAAGGACATCCAACGAAATGTTGAAGAGGGACACGCCTTCTTAAAAAAGGCCCAATTACTGGTAATAACCTTCGGCACTGCTTGGACCTATCGGCTCAATTCTACCGGAAACCGAGTAGCTAACTGCCACAAAGTACCGGCTTCTGAATTTACCAAGGAGCTTTTAACTCCTGAAGAAATCGAGAAGGAATGGACCCCGTTATTAAAAGATCTTCAAGCCTTCAATCCAGGCCTAAAAATTATATTCACCGTTAGTCCTATCCGGCACATACGAGATGGGATAATCGAAAATAACCGAAGCAAAGCGGCCTTAATCCAGGCCACGCACCAATTGGTGGATCAGAACCCAAATAGGGAGTACTTCCCGGCTTATGAATGGATCATTGACGTGTTGAGGGATTATCGCTTTTTTCAAACCGATCGGGTACACCCCAGTGAAGAAGCGGTACAGTTTATTTGGGAGCAGCTCACCCAATCTCTTTTCAATCAGGAAACTCAGGCCTGGAACCAAATCATCGATCAAATCCTACAGGGCCTTAATCACCGGACCAACAATCCTGATTCACGAGCCCATCAGTTGTTTTTAGAAAAATTGAAGCAAAAAATGGTCGCCTTTCAGCATTCCTCCGGCCTTTCATTTGAGAAAGAACTGAAACGACTGAAACATCAAAAGGCCTAA
- a CDS encoding zinc-binding dehydrogenase yields the protein MKAIYLTQYGAADQAFEVRETEAPGVSSTEVLIAVDAFGLNYADVIARNGMYKDAPDLPGILGYECVGRVEEVGEEVKGLQVGQRVAAFTRFGAYAEKVKTDHRAVVAIPDDMPNGVAVALATQYCTAWYSAMEVMNLYPGNQVLIHAAAGGVGTALVQICKWKGCTIFGTAGSPEKLTYLKDLGVDYPINYRKSNFVKEVLKITKKPVLDAVFDPIGGKVFKRSTKLLGHGGKAVIFGASSREKKGMMAVLKLVFGYGFHTPIALLMKSQSWLGVNMLRVADYKPELIQKGMLEVLQMYKEGIAKPHVGGVFKASEIASAHHLLESRNSMGKIVVEWEK from the coding sequence ATGAAAGCTATTTACCTCACCCAATACGGAGCCGCCGATCAAGCCTTTGAAGTAAGAGAAACCGAAGCTCCGGGAGTTTCTTCCACTGAGGTGCTTATTGCCGTGGACGCCTTTGGCTTAAACTACGCTGATGTTATTGCTCGAAACGGCATGTATAAAGACGCGCCCGATTTACCCGGAATTTTGGGGTATGAATGCGTAGGTCGTGTTGAGGAAGTAGGTGAAGAAGTGAAGGGCCTTCAAGTAGGTCAGCGTGTGGCTGCATTTACCCGATTTGGTGCTTATGCCGAAAAGGTAAAAACTGATCACAGGGCAGTGGTTGCCATTCCAGACGATATGCCAAACGGGGTGGCTGTTGCATTGGCCACTCAATACTGTACAGCTTGGTATTCGGCTATGGAGGTAATGAATCTGTATCCGGGCAATCAGGTATTGATTCACGCTGCTGCGGGTGGCGTGGGAACGGCTTTGGTGCAAATTTGTAAATGGAAAGGATGCACCATTTTCGGAACTGCCGGCTCACCAGAAAAACTGACCTACCTAAAAGATTTAGGAGTTGACTATCCCATCAATTACCGGAAAAGTAATTTCGTAAAAGAAGTGCTCAAAATCACCAAGAAGCCAGTTTTGGATGCCGTATTTGACCCGATTGGAGGAAAGGTATTCAAGCGAAGCACCAAGCTTTTAGGACATGGCGGAAAAGCCGTCATATTTGGAGCCTCTTCCCGAGAGAAAAAGGGAATGATGGCCGTCTTGAAATTGGTCTTCGGTTATGGCTTTCACACCCCCATTGCGCTCCTCATGAAATCACAAAGTTGGCTCGGAGTCAATATGCTGCGGGTTGCAGATTACAAACCTGAACTCATCCAAAAAGGCATGTTGGAAGTACTTCAAATGTACAAGGAAGGAATTGCCAAACCACATGTTGGTGGTGTATTCAAGGCCAGCGAAATTGCGTCCGCCCATCATCTATTAGAAAGCCGAAACTCCATGGGAAAAATTGTGGTGGAGTGGGAAAAGTAG
- a CDS encoding 3'-5' exonuclease translates to MKTNIPLENILFIDIETVPAESHYEHLSETWKNLWNQKAQYLSRDNESPESLYERAGIYAEFGKVICISVGRIRFGKLRIRSYFGHDERKLLQDFCHSLNRYYANPKYRLCAHNGKEFDFPYLARRILINRLTLPETLDLAGKKPWEVKHLDTLHLWKFGDFKHYTSLTLLAELFGLKSSKSTLDGSQVRATYYEEKDLRKIVHYCEDDVRLLTEIYQNLRPEKQKTADESQVQLRFTA, encoded by the coding sequence ATGAAGACCAACATCCCTCTGGAGAATATTCTATTTATAGATATAGAAACCGTCCCCGCAGAATCCCATTACGAGCACCTTTCAGAAACCTGGAAAAACCTTTGGAACCAAAAAGCTCAGTACCTGTCCCGAGACAATGAAAGCCCCGAATCCCTGTATGAGCGCGCCGGGATTTATGCCGAATTCGGTAAAGTCATTTGCATTTCTGTAGGTCGCATCCGTTTTGGCAAACTCAGAATTCGGTCCTATTTCGGCCATGACGAACGCAAACTGCTTCAGGATTTTTGCCACTCCCTAAATCGCTATTACGCCAATCCCAAATACCGGCTCTGCGCCCACAATGGAAAGGAGTTTGACTTTCCCTACCTGGCCAGACGAATTTTGATCAATCGCCTAACGCTGCCAGAAACACTCGACCTGGCCGGTAAAAAACCTTGGGAGGTAAAACACCTGGATACGCTCCATTTGTGGAAGTTTGGCGACTTCAAACACTATACTTCTTTGACGCTTTTGGCTGAACTATTTGGACTCAAATCTTCCAAATCAACCCTGGACGGCAGTCAGGTACGCGCCACCTATTACGAGGAAAAGGATCTTCGGAAAATTGTACACTATTGCGAAGATGATGTACGGCTGCTCACGGAAATCTATCAGAACCTGAGGCCCGAAAAGCAAAAAACCGCGGACGAATCTCAAGTGCAACTTCGCTTTACCGCTTAA
- a CDS encoding PAS domain-containing sensor histidine kinase yields MAFRSFRLKVLLLTSLLVAWSMGIAWCWAVAGLWLTGLLFFFLLIATVWSLLRIFENNRKDWGRLLTILRGGEFNQKLKSQFSENSLDSFAEEGNQVIDAFAQLKGKESGEYWLLRHGLQALQAGVVITDGERRIRWMNPAASELLEMPQLRTLSDHELLVQHLPKDSQEWEQVVEWDRQGWKTKWWIRWEMVKVSGEPLGLLLFQEVEQILETESIENWKRMIRILTHEITNSLQPMLSLSSYLEEWVETNGQSATDKEEAIQAVAAIRRRGQGLMRFVKSYRDFARLNQPLMREFAVRELYQRLEELLKPELEQENIILTWQARPGCRLVGDFEMLEQALINLVKNSREALKEAQSEEPRIELSAFLEREKVVFLVQDNGPGIKSEIEEDLFTPFFTTKREGSGIGLSMVKQLVNTNGGKIAWLKSDQPGTTFRMEFPMA; encoded by the coding sequence ATGGCATTCAGGTCCTTTAGGTTAAAGGTCCTTCTACTCACTTCGTTGCTCGTTGCTTGGTCGATGGGAATTGCCTGGTGCTGGGCGGTTGCAGGCCTATGGTTAACGGGACTGCTGTTCTTCTTTTTACTGATTGCAACCGTATGGTCTCTGTTGCGGATTTTTGAGAACAATCGAAAAGACTGGGGGCGATTACTTACGATTCTTCGGGGAGGGGAGTTTAATCAAAAACTCAAATCCCAATTTTCAGAAAATTCCCTTGACTCCTTTGCTGAGGAGGGAAATCAGGTGATTGATGCCTTTGCCCAATTAAAGGGGAAGGAGTCCGGAGAATATTGGTTGCTTCGTCATGGATTGCAAGCTCTGCAGGCTGGGGTGGTCATAACCGATGGAGAACGTCGCATTCGATGGATGAATCCAGCTGCTTCAGAGTTGTTGGAAATGCCTCAATTAAGAACACTTAGCGACCATGAATTGCTGGTGCAGCATCTTCCGAAAGATTCTCAGGAATGGGAGCAAGTGGTGGAATGGGATCGACAGGGATGGAAAACTAAATGGTGGATTCGTTGGGAAATGGTCAAGGTTTCAGGTGAGCCCCTTGGACTTTTACTTTTTCAAGAAGTGGAGCAAATTTTGGAGACCGAATCCATTGAAAATTGGAAACGAATGATCCGAATCCTCACCCATGAAATTACCAATTCGCTGCAACCCATGCTTAGTCTTTCCTCCTACCTTGAGGAGTGGGTGGAAACCAATGGGCAATCAGCCACAGACAAGGAAGAGGCCATTCAAGCGGTTGCTGCCATTCGCAGAAGAGGACAGGGCTTGATGCGTTTCGTTAAGTCCTACCGAGATTTTGCCCGTCTAAATCAACCCTTAATGAGGGAATTTGCCGTTCGAGAATTGTACCAACGTCTGGAGGAACTACTAAAACCGGAACTCGAACAAGAGAACATTATTCTCACTTGGCAAGCTCGTCCTGGTTGTCGGTTAGTCGGTGATTTTGAAATGCTGGAGCAGGCCTTAATCAACCTGGTGAAGAATAGTAGAGAAGCCTTGAAAGAAGCCCAATCAGAAGAGCCAAGAATTGAGTTATCTGCCTTTTTGGAACGGGAAAAAGTAGTGTTTTTGGTACAGGACAACGGTCCGGGAATAAAATCTGAAATCGAGGAAGATTTGTTTACTCCATTCTTTACCACCAAAAGAGAGGGATCCGGAATTGGCTTGAGTATGGTCAAGCAACTGGTTAATACCAACGGCGGAAAAATTGCGTGGTTAAAGTCCGACCAACCAGGCACGACCTTTCGCATGGAATTTCCGATGGCTTAA